From the genome of Perca flavescens isolate YP-PL-M2 chromosome 12, PFLA_1.0, whole genome shotgun sequence, one region includes:
- the LOC114565839 gene encoding uncharacterized protein LOC114565839, which yields MNMGMVDHSSFFTIQDTYCVNTIKEYWTDKQQVIVQRLKDKDVVIIADGRMDSPGHCAQYCTYTAMENESREILSIINIDKRETQRNSVIMEKEAFIRTVDRLMTELKLVEVCTDAHVQISALMNKGKYKDLGLRHSLDMWHGAKNLAKKIHTAAQIKGQSSLIHWLKDIVNHFWWCCKMADLSHDFLVLWMGLLHHVTNEHRWVQGNCQHEPMEHDGTKQWLVRGSMAHEALKGIMRNKRWLNEVHKYLNFRTTAELESFQNHILMYASKCSAFSPPAFEARTLLAALDYNYHKDRPDRMKPDGSKQFRRLYKKNARRYSLYTLKTEKTYGYIPDLQARILLKRLTGKGMPRLRSLCPYDPRRFGLLPPVPAPTTEELQKIQVRRGLVPAF from the exons ATGAACATGGGGATGGTCGACCACAGCTCTTTCTTCACTATCCAGGACACCTATTGTGTGAACACCATAAAGGAGTACTGGACTGATAAACAACAAGTAATAGTACAGCGCCTAAAAGACAAAGATGTGGTGATCATCG CGGATGGAAGAATGGACAGCCCTGGGCACTGTGCCCAATATTGCACCTACACCGCCATGGAAAATGAGTCCAGAGAAATACTCTCCATCATCAACATAGACAAAAGGGAAACGCAGAGAAATTCTGTTATCATGGAGAAAGAGGCATTCATCCGAACGGTGGACAGGCTTATGACTGAGCTGAAGCTCGTCGAAGTTTGTACAGATGCCCATGTCCAGATCTCTGCTCTCATGA ACAAAGGAAAGTACAAAGACTTGGGGCTGCGGCACAGCCTAGACATGTGGCATGGGGCCAAGAACTTGGCCAAAAAGATCCACACT GCAGCACAGATCAAAGGCCAGTCTAGCCTGATCCATTGGTTGAAGGACATTGTTAACCACTTTTGGTGGTGCTGCAAAATGGCTGACTTGTCCCACGACTTCCTT GTGCTGTGGATGGGACTATTGCACCATGTGACCAATGAACACAGGTGGGTGCAGGGGAACTGCCAACATGAGCCCATGGAACACGACGGGACAAAGCAGTGGCTCGTAAGAGGCTCAATGGCTCATGAGGCTCTAAAGGGCATTATGAGAAACAAGCGGTGGCTTAATGAAGTTCACAAGTACTTGAACTTCAG AACGACAGCTGAACTGGAGTCTTTTCAAAATCACATACTAATGTATGCCAGTAAGTGTTCTGCATTTAGCCCACCTGCATTCGAGGCCAGAACCCTGCTGGCAGCCCTGGACTATAACTACCACAAAGACCGACCGGACAGGATGAAACCTGATGGAAGCAAACA GTTCAGGAGACTGTACAAGAAGAATGCCAGAAGATACAGTCTTTATACACTGAAAACAGAGAAGACGTATGGCTACATCCCAGATCTGCAGGCTCGGATTCTCCTGAAGAGACTGACTGGCAAAGGAATGCCAAGGCTAAGGTCCCTATGCCCTTATGACCCCAGGAGGTTTGGCCTGCTTCCCCCTGTACCAGCACCAACCACAGAGGAACTACAGAAAATCCAAGTCAGGCGAGGTCTTg TGCCAGCATTCTAG